The Magnolia sinica isolate HGM2019 chromosome 3, MsV1, whole genome shotgun sequence genome includes the window GTAAGCATTGAATTCCCAttctttcctgtgatgtggtccacctgatatttgtaccatgccctaaaatgagctgacaaaatgaatagacggtatagattaaatacatacatcatgatggggcccacagatgtttGACAACAGCTATGtgactggtgttggggtcactagccaaacctcgTCCAAAATGCACATTGAATTTGGAGCATGGCCCATTTAACGAGTGATCTATATTATCTTTCTTGTTTTAAGGTTGCGGCCCACCTCATGCATAGCCCAACACCCAAGACGCGTCTTACGCATAGGCGTGTGTTCTGCCATCTTAGTCCCAAGCGAAAGTTATAATTCCTAGCCTCATTGAAAAATGTACAGATGATAAAGAGGGGACCCTTGATATTCATGAGATAAATGCTCATGTGGCCTACCCTGATAAgtgaacttttatttttcttccaacaCACTAAAGATGACCTGGATCTCATGCATGTGTGCCATGTCTTGTGGCATGAAAATCTCCTTTCGTCTTCTACCTCTCATGGCACTAATGGCCTCAGCCAATCAAAATGGTTTTTGATAGGGATAGGTGTGAGGAACGTTGGATCAATGGGATATGAGGTCTAAATAAAGGACTCCTTCACGTATAATTATTGTGCCATCTATTTTATAAGCTATTACTTGTATGGTTTTCTTcattcaataaaaatatttttgagaGGATAACAAATCAAAGATAGCTCCACATCATAATGGACAACGATTGGACATTTTTCTGATGCAATATGGATTATTCTTTCATTGATGTTGATAGGCTGATAAGAATCATcccataaaagaaaaggaaatagcaaCTAAAGTTGTACGTCTACCCAAAATGTTGGACGATCAAAATCACTAATTGGATCTTTTGTTGGACGATCTAAATCGCTAGTTGGATCTTTTCTAATACGGTGATATGAGCTGTTCATTTCTTAGTCATTGACTGGGAGGATCATCGTATTAGAGTTATTTGTCAACTGGAGGTTGGCCGTATATCATGAACGGTCCAAATCAATGACAAAACCTTTTTAATACGATAATTAATAGATACTATCTATATTCATAtccattgattaaatggttaaAATCATAAGATCCgaatgggtttttttttcttcttcttttctttaggGATGAAGAATCAatggtgtgattttttttttcctttcctttagaGATGGAGAATCAAAAGTGAGGAAGCATGATTAATAACTCCTGGCAATGATTAAATATTTTTCAATTCAAGCAATCACCTTGTTAGCAATGATTAAATTAATTATCGAAAGTCATTATCAATATAAGGTAGGGGAACATGATAGAGACTAACACCCACCATGTATACATTTTTAAGGAAAACTCAGGATGTGAACCAAACAGAATTTACCACTAACAAAATTTAACTAGAAAAACTGGCACATGTACAAACATATATTTAGACATTCCTTAGTAAACATTGTAAATGCCAATTTGGCATATGTCTAAAAATAAGTTATcacattttagttaattaaattatgtattagagTTATTAAGTTTGCTATTGTGATTATTTTAATGCTCTAATGTATAACCTTaattactaaaatgagatgaattcactTTTAAGCATCAACCAAACTTGTCCCAATTTAATAATACTCATCTGGTACAAGATTGAAATGGAAGGATCATGCTAATGTTGTTGTTCAATCTGAATATAGTGCCACAAATTTTGATCAAATATGTGCAATTAAATTAGTGTTGGGTAATTTTGTAGAGTTATATTTGATTAAAATTGATTAAACGCTTGTAACGTTAAGTactaaattaaataaattaagaGTAAACTTTTAGTTAGCTTGACTACTCAGCCACTAATTGTTACAATGGTCAGTAAAGCTGCCGTGGAAAGTACTGGACAACGGCAATACTAGGGCGGGTGTATCACAGCAATAGTGCAAAACAATAACCAGTTTAAGATACTAATGATTCCAAACTTACTGTAGGAACCATCACTAAGGTTAGCTCGTTGAGTTGGCCGTGCAGTTAGGTGGGCATTTCACCGCTATCTATCGCACGTGTTCCATTTTAGCAAGTGTGTCTTTCATTTTTCTCCTCGCACGAGCCCCTCTTTGGTGAAATCTCCTATTTTGATCACATCCAGCTGGTACATACTGAAATTGTTCGGTAATTTGCACCGTCAATGTTTATGTATGTTCTTCACTGATGATCACAACCTTTCATTTTGATTTCTAGAGATCATACTTCATGATCAATGGAAAATTATTATGAAGGTTACAGTTGAATTTGGCAAAAAATTAGCAAGGGGCGCTCCGGTGGTACTCGTGTCACCCTAACCTTACGGCGGTACGTCAGCAAACGTAGAGACCAAGTGATATATTTACACcatcaaatccgtccatcagatgggtcaCCTTAAAAAACCTTTAACATTTAAAACTCAGCGTGATACAAAACCAAGGTGAGCTACAAAAACAGGGAAAAAGTTTGGAGGTAAGCCCATCCTTGAATAACATGGGTGCCCATATGAGTCATAAAACGTATCTTCAGAACTAGGAGAAGGGTTTGAATGACCTTGTTTATTTATAAAGAATACAGTAGACTCCACGCTAATCAATGGTGGCCGTTCCTTACCAATGATGTTCCCTATCTGTGGCCCTTAAGAGTTTTGAATCGGGCTAATTTTTGGAGCATGGAGATTTTCTCATAAGACGCGTATCTTGAACGGGATAGATTCTGCGAGCACATCACCGGGCTCAACATCAGGCAGGTACCACCTTAAGCGTACGGTGGTAGTGATACTACTGGAGCATGCCCCCTCCTTACTAtagagaaatttatgactgtgggccccaccttttataCAGTGGTTTttacgaaacaatacaaacttaacataagCATTTAGACCTCCTCGAAAggacaccgaatttgaggacgaaaatacccctgccttcctcgtgctggcgtgcagagacgagcgctgatgGACGATCcggcgatgggaactcaggtggggcccactgtgatgtttgtgagaattactcccgtctaagttcattcatagagTTAGGAAGaccaggatgaagaggaaaaacaaatttcataatgatccaaaacttctgtaacccataaaaggatttcaatggtagacattcaattccccactgccttttaccgtgtggtccacttgatagttagatctatcttattttctgtctcaagccttaacatgagcttaccaaatagatggacggtttggatataacacagacctcatgatgaaCCCACGGAAGCAACCtagcaaaaaaaattaaaagcacAGACAGCTGCGATTCAACGGCAGTGCCGCGGCTGTGtggcagatttatttatttatttatttatttatttttaatagtaGAGAGAACTTTTttctcttacatttttctctaatacataattatgtaaatatgtgtatataagtataaaaaattattttttatcttttaattcatttctttgtctatttattaaacaagcatatctcttaaataataatatttttttcttcttttttttacacacacacacacaaacccccatgcactcacactagtggaatttcaccacagttggatactcgaatgcttgaccgggtgttgaaactcctaagagtctaccacccgagcaagagtcagaatcctaaactagcggggcaagcatgaaaattagcgggggcaagcatgtaaatgagcagggcaaacataaaaatcaggcatgaaaatgagtgggggaaactagaaaatcagtgggataaactgaaatatgagcggggcaaactagaaaaacagcggggtaaactgaaatatgagcggggcaaactagagaaacagtGGGACAAATTGAagtatcagcggggcaaactaaaaaaacaacaggacaaactgaaatataagcgaggcaaactagaaaaacagcggggcaaattgaagtatgagcggggcaaactagaaaaacagcggggcaaattgaaatatgagcggggcaaattgaaatatgagtgggcaaactagaaaatcagcgggagaaacatgaaaatgaggggaggaaactagaaaatcaacaggggaaacatgaaaatgagcggggcaaacatgaaattgagtgggggaaactagaaaatcagcgggggaaacatgaaaatgaggggaggaaactagaaaatcaacaggggaaacatgaaaatgagcggggcaaactagaaaatcagcaagagaaacatgaaaatgagcggggcaaacatgaaattgagtgggggaaactagaaaattagcgagacaaactaggaaatgagcagggcaaacatgaaaatgagtggggcaaacatgaaattcagcgagataaacttaacaaataatttcatggcttgagtcgaaaaatctaaacatatccaatgttcatatagaccacaccacatgaaattttgaattaaacttctaatgttgatcatttcttatgggccataaaagttttggatcaagctcagaattgtgttttctattaattcatatctgtatgatcttatgaatatttttgataacaaacaaacatcactgttgagccgactatggtttcaacggtggaaatcattatgcccactgtttctcatggtatgatccacttgatcttttgatatgcttcaatttgaggCAAACATAAAAATTGGAATCCCAAAACTGAAGAGATTCTCAAAGAGCTGAATTTCAATACTTCAATATATGATTGATTCTGCAGTtactattttttaaattttgtggTTCTTTTTTACTGCTTTATGATATGAAGTGAGTTTGGCAAAGTGTTACTCCTTTTGGACTCATGTACTTGAAAATAACCAGGCTGCCCTCTTAGATTGCCTCTGGCGATGGAATTTGGTTAGTAGAAAAGGATAAActctttataccagatgacctACAACTAAGGAAAATGTTTACGGAAGCTAGCGAAGATGGTATTCTATTTGTTTGGTACCCGCAGTCCAGCTTACAGACCATTGATTCAAgtaaattgtacgaggtttaTAGTAATCTTGGAGTGTAGCAAATTTCTAAGTCTGTGCATTTCAGTCTGAGTTCTTTTTTTAATCACGAAAGCCTTGGGAGGGTTaatccgagggatgggttgattgcaaaagggctgatGATATCGACGTTCAAATCTCGATATATCAAGCAATGCTCGATAATATTGAACAATCTCTCGATGTTTGTtctgctgaaattcaagtttgccccgctctttttcatgcttgccccactctttttcatgcttaccccgctcaatttcatattaaaaTGTTTGCCCTACTTAttgtcatgtttgccccgctgaatttcatacttgccctgctcattttcatgcttgccctgctctttttcatgtttgccccgctctttttcatacttgccccgctcattttcatgtttgccccgctgaattttataTTTGCCTCACAGTGAAAGCAACGCAGTGAAAATGGGTGAAAGAAACGGGActgaattcagcggggcaaacatgaaattgagcgggagaaactaggaaatcagtggggcaaactagaaaatcagcggggcaaactagaaaatcagtagggcaaactaggaaatcaacggggcaaacatgaaattgagtgggaaaaactagaaaatcaactgagcaaactagaaaatcagcagggcaaactaggaaatcagtggggcaaacatgaaattgagcggggcaaactaggaaatcagcgaggcaaactaggaaatcagcagagcaaatatgaaattaagcagggaaaactagaaaatcagcggattGTTCAATACCCCTCCGTAAtcagattgcgtattgagttagtTAGCACGCTCCTATTCTACTAAGTAAACTTATTcgagcccacattgaatgtatgtagtatatctatgccgtccatccgttttttcatctaattttagcagtttagccccaaattgaagcatatcaaaagatcaagtggatcataccacgggaaacagtgggcataatgatttctaccgttgaaaccatagtggacccaacaatgatgtttgtttgttatcaaacttattcataagatcatacaggcatggattaatagaaaacacaattataagcttgatctaaaacttctgtggcccgtaagaaatgatcaacattagaagttcaattcaaactttcatttggtgtggtccatttgaacatttgatatgtttagatttatcagctcaagccatgaaattatctgttaagtttgccccgctgattgtctagtttgccccgctgattttctagtttaccccgctgattttctagtttcccctgctctgattttctaatttcccctgctcaatttcatgtttatcccgttgatttcctagtttgcccagatgattttctagtttgccccgcttaatttcatgtttgccccgctgatttcctagtttgctctactgattttctagtttccctcgctcaatttcatatttgccccactgatttcctagtttgcgctgctgattttctagtttcccccgctcaatttcatgtttgccctgttgatttcctagtttgcactgctgattttctagtttcccctgttcaatttcatgtttgccccgctgatttcctagtttaccccactaattttctagtttcctttgctcaatttcatgcttgccctgctgatTTCAGTCCCGTTTCTTTCACCCTTTTCCACTGCATTGCTTTCACTGTTGTCGTTTTCACCCCCTTTCTTCACTCCGTTccagtaagggcctgtttggcgagGCGAATCCCatgagattaggagggatgggatggattttaaggtaatgatggtgatgttagtggattggaAAAAGATCTGCGGGATTACTATATCTCGGGataagttcactgggtctgtttggcacacccggtaTATCTCGTGATTTTACCTTTCAATCCGTCTAACCAAGGGATGAGATtaattttaaggtaataatggtgatgttagtggattgttttaagatccatgagattgctgatacatgtccttttaaacgtagacctatagctacgaattttaagtaaatcattctagtttaagagatatgctggttaaataaatagacaaagaaatgaattaaaaaataaaaaatatttttatattcatatatatacatatatacataattatttattatagaaaaatgtaagggggaaaatgttctccatgtaaaaaataaaaataaaaaagataaaaaaatgcataacactacagttatggctacagttataatccgtagccataagccAAGCTCTGACCCTAACTCgctggcttcttcttcttcttctttttttccctgttgtaatccccactgatttttgtaggtcccattatgaggtatgtgttatatccaaaccgtccatctatttggcgaactcatatTAACGCTTGAGATGAAAACTAAGataaatctagctatcaagtggaccatactgtaaaaGGTAAtgggaaattgaacgtctaccattgaaacccttttaggggttatagaagttttggatcattatgaaatttgtttttcctcttcatctaggtctttgtgaccctatgaatgaacttagacggggaggatttctcacaaacatcacagtgggcccaacttagacggggaggatttctaatggtttacgctcattcaacactttttcctgtaatgtggtacacttaagatttggatatacctcgttttttgtctcatacaataaaatgattaggaaaaatatatggacgacatggatgaaaagcataaatcatgttggggcccacagaccaccagcGATCCACCATTGGTGGTtgcaggcggagtagccaatccgtttgtgtgaaaaggaggggtattttcgtcctggaatttgtcggCCGTACGaagaggtctaagtgcgtatgttaagtttgtatcgcttcaagaatatccaatggataaaaggtagggtccacGGTCGTAAATTTCTCCTTACTATATCTGGAGCGGATAAGGTGTTTCCCCCATGTCTAACCCTtaccattgggcccaccttgatgatattttgtatatccacgccgtctattcatttttccagtCCATTTCAGGTTGTTAATCCAataaattaagcagatccaaatctcaggtggatcaaacctgaggaaacagtggtgattaaaatttcaccattaaaaatttcctggaCCCACTGCAAGaagatccgtaatgtttatttgacatccaatccgttgatgaGGTCAATCAGAACTTTGATAGAACTAAAaggattagattgatccaaaaatctTGTAGCCTACAAAAGTTTATTAAGGGCCCTTCACCACTTTTTTCCAGTCttatggtccactggagatttctATCTATTAAATGTTTTTGGAAAACttactaaaatgaactggaaaaacctatggacggagtggatttacaaaaaaagtcatcaagatgggccccacacggtgaGAGTAACACCTAGTAAAATGTTACCAGGTAACACCGAATTCGCTCTTCCTAACAACACCCTCGAGTAACGCGTAACGCGACTCCCATTCCATTACAAATGACAGGAGCGGCTGGCAGAAAGAGGCGCGTGGGGCAGATGGGGCCTACACGTATCAGTGTGTAAAAAAGCTACTATCGTATGACAGCCGAACAAGCCGTTTGTTTTAGAGCTCGAGATGATCTTGCTCCTGTTAATTCCGGATCTTCCAAATCAAAGTTAGATGGACAGGTACGTACCAAATATCTATATAATATCACAGCTCAATTTGTTTCTGGGTTTTGGGTGCGTTTGGCGATgtttttgggttttggttttgatctGGATCTCCTTttatgagagagggagagagagagagagagagagagattagatctCTCTATAGAGTCGGTCTCCTTGAGGAGGGCGAAGTAGAAGGAGAAAAGGGTGGCGCGAGGATTTGGGCGAGAAATGGGATGTGAAAAGATTCGATAAGCGCTTGGATTTCCGTGGTTTGAAATCGCATCTCTCTCATCGATTTTTCTCTCAGACAAAAGGGGTGAGAACGAGATAAAACCGCATCCTCTCAGATTCTCCCCATCGATTTCTGAGAGATTTCATCtgggtttgttttgttttttctttttcctctcctCGTTGAGTTTTTGAATTTGAATGGCAGTGGCTGTAATTCTGtcaaaaaatcatggcacaagaAGAGCAGCAGCGGTGCAGCAATAGCAGCAGCGGCGGTGGTGGCGGCAGCAGCATTGGAGGAGGGAGATCGTGTAAAAAGCTCAAGCAGAAGAAAATCCCACAGCGCGGCCTTGGTGTTGCTCAATTAGAGAAGATCCGCTTGGAAGAGCTGCAGAAGAAGGATGCTGCAGCAGCTGCCGCAGGGTCGCCGCATTTCCTTGTCCCTCTTCCGCATCATCCGCCTTGTCTATCTGATCTTCCTTCGCCCAATTCCATCTTTAAGACGTCCGTTCCATTCTCGAACCTTGATCTCATTGGCCCACCTCCTGTTCCGCCTTATGCATGCGACGGTGGTGGCagcggaggaggaagaggaggacaTGGATTTTTGCCGGTTGCGTGGAATGGATTGGATGCGGACAAAGCCAGGAAATTGGATCATGGGTTCCAATTTCATCCGCATTTGCCTGAGGAAGTACACCCGATTTTGCGTTACTCTGCTGTTTTACAGAGGAATCAGCAGCAGCAACCTTCTTTGTTGGTGAGCTAATTCATTATTTCTCGTTCTCTGATTGGCTTTTGTTTCTTTGAATTGCATTGATGGAATTTAACTAGTTTGATTTGGGTGGCTTCTAGGCGAGCGCCTCTACGTCGCCTTCATCCTCGTCTGGAGTTAATCTTCAGATGGAGCCCCCTTCAAACCAAAGCTATTGTAGCAACCCAACACCTCCGCCACGCGCCGAGGAAGAGAGGGTATGTATTTCTTTAATCT containing:
- the LOC131241075 gene encoding uncharacterized protein LOC131241075 isoform X1 — encoded protein: MAQEEQQRCSNSSSGGGGGSSIGGGRSCKKLKQKKIPQRGLGVAQLEKIRLEELQKKDAAAAAAGSPHFLVPLPHHPPCLSDLPSPNSIFKTSVPFSNLDLIGPPPVPPYACDGGGSGGGRGGHGFLPVAWNGLDADKARKLDHGFQFHPHLPEEVHPILRYSAVLQRNQQQQPSLLASASTSPSSSSGVNLQMEPPSNQSYCSNPTPPPRAEEERMVGMKRPWPFSLDNPLSGVAPFHCKLPPSAPIHDRWDESSCGWRDPCDPIKFSSGNSIFRDGSSTSFGRESPTKNIKENGSLDGEFLTLGPPISSPNLKSKQPISIPASHYGGFNLISLPGSNEDMFIRSGVPVQQQTFYSFLPVNPKGQTKSLKERKGEGSESVDLNLKLW
- the LOC131241075 gene encoding uncharacterized protein LOC131241075 isoform X3; translated protein: MAQEEQQRCSNSSSGGGGGSSIGGGRSCKKLKQKKIPQRGLGVAQLEKIRLEELQKKDAAAAAAGSPHFLVPLPHHPPCLSDLPSPNSIFKTSVPFSNLDLIGPPPVPPYACDGGGSGGGRGGHGFLPVAWNGLDADKARKLDHGFQFHPHLPEEVHPILRYSAVLQRNQQQQPSLLASASTSPSSSSGVNLQMEPPSNQSYCSNPTPPPRAEEERMVGMKRPWPFSLDNPLSGVAPFHCKLPPSAPIHDRWDESSCGWRDPCDPIKFSSGNSIFRDGSSTSFGRESPTKNIKENGSLDGEFLTLGPPISSPNLKSKQPISIPASHYGGFNLISLPACRCNNKHFTVSCL
- the LOC131241075 gene encoding uncharacterized protein LOC131241075 isoform X2, giving the protein MAQEEQQRCSNSSSGGGGGSSIGGGRSCKKLKQKKIPQRGLGVAQLEKIRLEELQKKDAAAAAAGSPHFLVPLPHHPPCLSDLPSPNSIFKTSVPFSNLDLIGPPPVPPYACDGGGSGGGRGGHGFLPVAWNGLDADKARKLDHGFQFHPHLPEEVHPILRYSAVLQRNQQQQPSLLASASTSPSSSSGVNLQMEPPSNQSYCSNPTPPPRAEEERMVGMKRPWPFSLDNPLSGVAPFHCKLPPSAPIHDRWDESSCGWRDPCDPIKFSSGNSIFRDGSSTSFGRESPTKNIKENGSLDGEFLTLGPPISSPNLKSKQPISIPASHYGGFNLISLPGSNEDMFIRSGVPVQQQTFYSFLPVNPKGQTKSLKERKGEGSESVDLNLKL